GCGTGCGCGTCCAGCGCGGCGCGGTGCCGCGCCCACTCGGTGGCGACCGCGCCGACGTCGGCGACATCGGCCTCCTGCCACAGCATCCGGTACAGCTCCTCGTGGCTGTACGCCTCCCAGTTCACCCCGCCCGTCGCCACCGGTTGTTCGATCGACACCCCGCGCCCCCTCCTCGCCGCCGGCCCTCACCGACGCCGACGAATGCTCTCGGCGGGAGGGCGCGGCGGGACAGGCCGGCGGCAGGCCATATTCGGCCGGTGGCCTTGACCAGGGGAAACTCAGGCTTGGCGGCGGTAGGTCTCGGCCAGGTGGTCCTGGAGCCGGGCGTGGCGGAACTGGTAGACCGCGCCGGCCCGGCGCAGCACGCCCCGCCGGTACGCGTCGTCGAGGAAGGCGTGCACGGCCCACGGCAGCCGGCCGGTCAGCGGCAGCCACAGGCGGGCGAACACCAGCCACTGGCCCCACGCGGTCATGCCGAGCACGTAGCCGATCCCGCCGCCGAGCCCGCACACGAGCCCCAGCACCAGGCCGTTCAACGGGGTCCAGACGAGGGTGACCCCGAAGATCCGGTCGCCGGGCAGCGCCACCAGCGCCTGGACGACGAGCCAGGTCAGGCCCATGACGAGGACCGCGAACAGCGGCACGAACAGCACCACCTGGACCAGCACGGTCCTCCGGTTCGCCCGCAGCAGGCCGGTCGGGCTGCCGGCCGAGCGGACGTCCAGCGGTGCCTCCAGCGCCGTGATCAGCGCGAGCACCGACCCGGCCCCGAGCCCGAAGACGGTGCCGAACAGCACGGTGTCGACCACCGCGGTCATCGGCGTCACCGGCAGGTCGAGGACCAGCCACTGCGCCACCTTGCGCAGCACCCCGTAGACGCAGCCGACCAGCGCGCCGAACAGCAGGCCGAGCCTGCCCCGGGCCCGCACCCGCGCCCACCCCGGCTCCGGCCGGCCGCGCAGCCGCAGCCGGACCCGGACCGGTTCCAGCGGTTGACCGCCGACCACGTGCCCGTGCGCCAGCCCGAACCCGAGGCCCGCGACCAGCCCGACCATGACCGCGAGCGCGGGCATCCGCACGGCCGACACGTCCACCAGCGCGCCCTCCACCAGCATGTCCGTCAGGCTCACCACGGCGCAGACGACGAACCCGACCACCAGCGCCCTGGTCGCCCGGCCCGTGGAGGTGCCCAGCCGCCACCAGGCCAGGTCGTAGGTGCCGAGCCGGTGCAGGTGGTCGGCGAGGTGGCCGAGCCACCGCCGGGTGCGGTCGACGTCGGGGGTCCGGTCGGCGCCGGGGTCCTGGTAGACGGCGGGCACGAAACCGGCGAGCAGGTGCCGCTCGATCGACTCCCGCGTGCCGAACCGGTCCGCGTCGAGCAGGTCCGCCGGGTCGTGGTCGGGCGTGTCGCTGTAGATCCGGCGGGCGAGCGACACCATCAGCGGCGTGGTCAGCACGGCCGCGAGGGCGCCGCCCGGGTGCCGGCGCACCTCGTCGAGGACCGGTTGCCACGCGTTGCCGGCACGCCCGGTCTTGCGGGTGGTCCGGGGCAGGTAGTCGGCCAGGTCGTCCGCGGTGAGGTCGACCAGCTCCACCGCGGCGGCCCCGGTGAGCACGTCGGTGGCGTCGACCGCCGCGCGGTACTCGTCGACCCGGCTGGTCAGCAGCATCGGCAGGGTGGTGGCGTTCAGCGCGGCCAGCGCCGCCCGGCGCAGCCCGCCCGCCATCTCGTCGAACCCGTCCAACACCGGCAGCACGCGGTGGTCGTCCACCAGCGCCGCCGCCAGCGTCGACCCGCCGGGGCCGGGCGCGGCCAGGTCCGGGTCGTCGCGCACCAGCTGCTCGGCCAGCCAGTCCCGCAGGCCGGTGCGGGTCGGGTTCCACGAACCGAGGCCGAAGATCACCGGGACCGGGTCGTCCGGGCCGCGGGCGTCCAGCAGGCCGAGGACGAACCGGGTGGTCAGGA
This portion of the Saccharothrix syringae genome encodes:
- a CDS encoding NACHT domain-containing protein, producing MASRFGVLLRQWRQRAGLSQEGLAQRAELGVRTIRGLETGERGDPRVGTLRLLADALELTGAERAELFAAAGRAEPVPDEPSATEPHTPGSRASSSQALEPRTSDLPAAQPSGDDTGLPAPHADPLVNALKALAHSVRARWRREEEQRQVHDPVPLPVRWRPAPAPLQDSWANIGMAGPGETAPRLDLGGRLDQVVGTYRRIPSCRLVVLGRAGAGKTVLTTRFVLGLLDARGPDDPVPVIFGLGSWNPTRTGLRDWLAEQLVRDDPDLAAPGPGGSTLAAALVDDHRVLPVLDGFDEMAGGLRRAALAALNATTLPMLLTSRVDEYRAAVDATDVLTGAAAVELVDLTADDLADYLPRTTRKTGRAGNAWQPVLDEVRRHPGGALAAVLTTPLMVSLARRIYSDTPDHDPADLLDADRFGTRESIERHLLAGFVPAVYQDPGADRTPDVDRTRRWLGHLADHLHRLGTYDLAWWRLGTSTGRATRALVVGFVVCAVVSLTDMLVEGALVDVSAVRMPALAVMVGLVAGLGFGLAHGHVVGGQPLEPVRVRLRLRGRPEPGWARVRARGRLGLLFGALVGCVYGVLRKVAQWLVLDLPVTPMTAVVDTVLFGTVFGLGAGSVLALITALEAPLDVRSAGSPTGLLRANRRTVLVQVVLFVPLFAVLVMGLTWLVVQALVALPGDRIFGVTLVWTPLNGLVLGLVCGLGGGIGYVLGMTAWGQWLVFARLWLPLTGRLPWAVHAFLDDAYRRGVLRRAGAVYQFRHARLQDHLAETYRRQA